The Hyphomicrobiales bacterium genome has a window encoding:
- the glmS gene encoding L-glutamine--D-fructose-6-phosphate aminotransferase, with the protein MCGIVGILGKEAVATQVVEALRRLEYRGYDSAGVATLEAGKLTRRRAEGKLRNLEIRLSNEPLEGLIGIGHTRWATHGKPNETNAHPHATEKLAVVHNGIIENFRELRAELQADGYVFETETDTEIVAHLVTRELDRGKTPVEAVAASLPRLHGAFALAFLFQGEDDLLIGARRGSPLAVGVGDGEMYLGSDALALAPFTNLIAYLEEGDWAVLNRRGATFYDKTNKQVERRAQRVAAGAFLVEKGNHRHFMAKEIYEQPEVVGHTLTQYLDMAAGSVRLPFQNKVDWKALPRLSVSACGTAYYAGLTAKYWFEKLARLPVEIDVASEFRYREAPLPADGLALFVSQSGETADTLASLRYAKQEKQTVLSVVNVPTSTIARESDAVAPTLAGPEIGVASTKAFTCQLTALACLALAAARGRGTLSAEDEARHVGNLIALPGLIAKALELEPEIEKLARELSKAKDVLYLGRGTSFPLALEGALKLKEISYIHAEGYPAGELKHGPIALIDEDMPVIVVAPHDALFEKTASNMQEVAARGGRIILITDARGAAECGIEPEATIIMPDMDPTFAPIVYALPIQMIAYQTAVFMGKDVDQPRNLAKSVTVE; encoded by the coding sequence ATGTGCGGCATCGTCGGGATTCTGGGCAAGGAAGCGGTCGCGACGCAGGTCGTCGAGGCGCTGCGGCGGCTGGAGTATCGCGGCTATGATTCTGCCGGCGTCGCGACGCTGGAGGCCGGCAAGCTCACCCGCCGCCGCGCCGAGGGGAAGCTCCGCAACCTCGAGATCCGCCTGTCGAACGAGCCGCTCGAAGGCCTGATCGGCATCGGCCACACCCGCTGGGCGACGCATGGCAAGCCCAACGAGACCAACGCGCACCCGCACGCCACCGAAAAGCTCGCGGTCGTGCATAACGGCATCATCGAGAACTTCCGCGAGCTGCGCGCCGAACTGCAGGCCGACGGCTACGTCTTCGAAACGGAGACGGACACGGAGATCGTTGCCCATCTGGTCACACGCGAGCTGGATCGCGGCAAGACGCCGGTCGAAGCCGTGGCTGCGAGCCTGCCGCGCCTGCACGGCGCCTTCGCGCTCGCCTTCCTGTTCCAGGGCGAGGACGACCTGCTGATCGGCGCCCGCAGGGGCTCGCCGCTCGCCGTCGGCGTCGGCGACGGCGAGATGTATCTCGGCTCGGACGCGCTGGCGCTGGCGCCCTTCACCAATCTCATCGCCTATCTGGAGGAGGGGGACTGGGCCGTCCTCAACCGCCGTGGCGCGACCTTCTACGACAAGACCAACAAGCAGGTCGAACGCCGCGCCCAGCGTGTCGCGGCCGGCGCCTTCCTGGTCGAGAAGGGCAATCACCGCCACTTCATGGCGAAGGAAATCTACGAGCAGCCGGAGGTCGTCGGTCACACGCTGACGCAATATCTCGACATGGCCGCCGGTTCCGTGCGCCTGCCCTTCCAGAACAAGGTGGATTGGAAGGCGCTGCCGCGCCTCTCCGTCTCCGCCTGCGGCACGGCCTACTATGCCGGCCTGACGGCGAAATACTGGTTCGAGAAGCTCGCGCGCCTGCCGGTCGAGATCGATGTCGCGTCGGAGTTCCGCTATCGTGAGGCGCCGCTTCCGGCCGACGGGCTCGCGCTGTTTGTCTCCCAGTCCGGCGAGACCGCGGACACGCTGGCGAGCCTGCGCTATGCCAAGCAGGAAAAGCAGACCGTCCTCTCGGTCGTGAACGTCCCGACCTCCACCATCGCCCGCGAGAGCGATGCGGTCGCCCCGACGCTGGCGGGCCCCGAGATCGGCGTCGCCTCGACCAAGGCCTTCACCTGCCAGTTGACCGCGCTCGCCTGCCTTGCGCTGGCGGCCGCGCGCGGACGAGGCACGCTGTCGGCCGAGGATGAGGCGCGCCATGTCGGGAACCTGATCGCGCTGCCCGGCCTGATCGCGAAGGCGCTGGAGCTCGAGCCCGAGATCGAGAAGCTCGCGCGCGAGCTCTCCAAGGCCAAGGATGTGCTGTATCTCGGCCGCGGTACCAGCTTCCCGCTCGCGCTGGAAGGCGCATTGAAACTCAAGGAAATCAGCTACATCCACGCGGAAGGTTATCCGGCGGGCGAGCTGAAGCACGGGCCGATCGCGCTGATCGACGAGGACATGCCTGTCATCGTCGTCGCGCCGCATGACGCGCTCTTCGAGAAGACCGCCTCGAACATGCAGGAGGTCGCGGCACGCGGCGGCCGCATCATCCTGATCACCGACGCCAGGGGCGCTGCGGAATGTGGGATCGAGCCCGAGGCAACGATCATCATGCCGGACATGGATCCGACCTTCGCGCCGATCGTCTATGCCCTGCCGATCCAGATGATCGCCTACCAGACGGCGGTCTTCATGGGGAAGGACGTCGATCAGCCGCGCAATCTGGCGAAATCCGTCACGGTGGAGTGA
- the glmU gene encoding fused N-acetylglucosamine-1-phosphate uridyltransferase and glucosamine-1-phosphate acetyltransferase — translation MTEMQPAGSCLAIVLAAGEGTRMKSRLPKVLHPVAGRSMLGHVLSSVAQAGADEVAVVISSERPEVGEETLKLLPAARIATQHERRGTAHAVLAAKAALEVGCEHVLVAFADTPLVRPETFAALRGALAGGAAVAVLGFEADDPTGYGRLVERDGKLEAIVEHKDATPEQRGIRLCNAGLMALAGRHALSILEAIGDGNAQREFYLTDAVAVARARGLEAVVLTAPESEVQGVNDRAQLAAVEAEFQRRKRHATMLGGATLIAPETVFFSFDTELGRDVVVEPNVVFGPGVRVADGAVIHAFSHLEGARVGEGASVGPYGRLRPGTNLAEKAKVGNFVEVKAADIGPGAKVNHLTYIGDATVGAAANIGAGTITCNYDGFVKSKTTIGANAFVGSNSSLVAPVTIGDGAYVGSGSVITSDVPPDALAIGRGRQVGKAGWAKVFRQEAAARKAAKKAAE, via the coding sequence ATGACCGAAATGCAGCCGGCCGGTTCCTGCCTCGCGATCGTCCTCGCCGCCGGCGAGGGCACGCGGATGAAGTCGCGGCTGCCCAAGGTGCTGCATCCGGTCGCCGGCCGCTCCATGCTCGGCCATGTCCTGTCGTCGGTCGCGCAGGCCGGGGCGGACGAGGTGGCTGTCGTGATCTCGTCCGAACGTCCCGAGGTCGGCGAGGAGACCCTGAAGCTGCTGCCTGCCGCCCGGATCGCGACGCAGCACGAGCGGCGCGGAACCGCCCACGCCGTTCTGGCCGCGAAGGCGGCACTGGAAGTCGGCTGTGAGCATGTGCTGGTCGCTTTCGCCGATACCCCGCTGGTTCGGCCCGAGACCTTTGCAGCCCTGCGCGGCGCTCTTGCCGGCGGAGCCGCTGTTGCCGTCCTCGGCTTCGAGGCGGATGACCCGACAGGCTATGGCCGGCTCGTCGAGCGCGACGGAAAGCTTGAAGCCATCGTCGAGCATAAGGATGCGACGCCGGAGCAGCGCGGGATCAGGCTCTGCAACGCCGGGCTGATGGCGCTTGCCGGCCGGCATGCGCTGTCGATTCTCGAGGCGATCGGCGACGGCAACGCCCAGCGCGAATTCTACCTGACCGACGCCGTCGCCGTCGCGCGGGCACGCGGGCTGGAGGCCGTCGTGCTGACGGCGCCGGAGAGCGAGGTCCAGGGCGTCAATGATCGCGCGCAGCTTGCCGCTGTCGAGGCCGAATTCCAGCGGCGCAAGCGCCATGCGACGATGTTGGGCGGGGCGACGCTGATCGCGCCTGAAACGGTCTTCTTCAGCTTCGATACCGAGCTCGGCCGCGATGTCGTGGTCGAGCCCAATGTCGTCTTCGGTCCCGGCGTTCGCGTCGCCGACGGAGCCGTGATCCACGCCTTCTCGCATCTGGAAGGAGCGCGGGTCGGGGAGGGCGCGAGCGTCGGCCCCTATGGTCGCCTGCGGCCGGGCACAAACCTCGCCGAGAAGGCGAAGGTCGGCAATTTCGTCGAGGTGAAGGCCGCGGATATCGGGCCCGGCGCCAAGGTCAACCACCTGACCTATATCGGCGATGCGACGGTCGGCGCCGCGGCCAATATCGGCGCCGGCACGATCACCTGCAACTATGACGGCTTCGTCAAGTCGAAGACGACCATCGGGGCGAATGCCTTCGTCGGCTCGAATTCCTCGCTGGTGGCGCCCGTGACGATCGGCGATGGTGCCTATGTCGGCTCGGGTTCGGTCATCACCAGCGACGTACCCCCGGATGCGCTCGCGATCGGGCGGGGCCGGCAGGTCGGGAAGGCCGGCTGGGCGAAGGTTTTCCGGCAGGAGGCAGCGGCGCGAAAAGCCGCCAAGAAGGCGGCCGAATAG
- a CDS encoding hypothetical protein (Evidence 5 : Unknown function): MPPSRPERRGRFRAARAASRSGRQAAASGSPRRPRDVRTRSRQPPRPPRPARPTTGHGRAWSGRRPDAAPWAAATSSACPRRRRGRSRGRNRPAAFRSCFSFPLQAWLDHRPRITVEFTHAGVTGAVDSRSARLLPKFNRGESGLSGAAIAPVRCRLDSGGSHRPKGVHLPEWKGFSAELEML; the protein is encoded by the coding sequence GTGCCGCCTTCGCGGCCAGAACGGCGTGGGCGGTTCCGCGCCGCTCGTGCTGCGTCGCGATCCGGGCGGCAGGCAGCAGCTTCAGGGTCTCCTCGCCGACCTCGGGACGTTCGGACGAGATCACGACAGCCACCTCGTCCGCCCCGGCCTGCGCGACCGACGACAGGACATGGCCGAGCATGGAGCGGCCGGCGACCGGATGCAGCACCTTGGGCAGCCGCGACTTCATCCGCGTGCCCTCGCCGGCGGCGAGGACGATCGCGAGGCAGGAACCGGCCGGCTGCATTTCGGTCATGTTTCTCGTTTCCCTTGCAGGCATGGTTGGACCACCGCCCGCGCATCACAGTCGAATTCACGCATGCTGGCGTTACAGGTGCCGTGGATAGCCGATCCGCTCGCCTTTTGCCAAAGTTCAATCGCGGCGAAAGCGGCCTTTCGGGGGCGGCCATCGCGCCGGTTCGGTGCCGGCTCGATAGTGGAGGATCGCACCGTCCGAAAGGCGTGCATCTTCCCGAGTGGAAAGGCTTTTCAGCCGAGCTGGAAATGCTCTAG
- the opgG gene encoding Glucans biosynthesis protein G, whose product MSKPLNRRQFLEGAATGAAFLSLAGPAAAQAPTGAAAFNIPSLADGQRFDPALVIDAARVLAQRPLIPLTANDLPEGYGTMPADQFSGIRMRPEATIWAGENRGFTVEPLHRGYVFSNPVSLFTIEDGTVRRVAFDRAKFDYGRVTPPSAGGDLQFSGMRIAAGLERPFEVAVFQGATFFRALARGQNFGAMSRALILRPGEQRGEELPFFRAFWIERPSPAVGSLVIHGLLDSESVTGAVMMTLRPGDVTYIDVEMTLFARQALDHVGFGCTSATFLSGPQSRRTFDDVRPSIGEVTGVQMLSGGGEWIYRPVNNPATLQVSSFVDENPKGFGLVQRERDPAAFQDDDQRFELRPSVWNEPLGDWGAGSVQLIEIPSDSEPNKNIITYWRPKQPLAAGSETSISYRQAWCWQPPDRPPLAIASRTRQGKGSQGRRRRFIVEFTGERLADPALIAATRATVSAQPGAVHGVRLWPYPERKMMRVGFEIDPGADALSELRLVLQAGGQPVSETWLNRWTW is encoded by the coding sequence ATGTCGAAACCCTTGAATCGCAGGCAATTTCTGGAAGGCGCCGCGACCGGCGCAGCCTTTCTGTCCCTTGCCGGCCCGGCTGCGGCGCAGGCGCCGACCGGCGCTGCCGCCTTCAACATTCCCTCCCTTGCCGACGGGCAGCGTTTCGACCCCGCTTTGGTGATCGATGCCGCCCGCGTCCTCGCCCAGCGGCCCTTGATTCCGCTGACGGCGAACGACCTGCCGGAAGGCTACGGGACCATGCCCGCCGATCAGTTCTCCGGGATCCGCATGCGGCCCGAGGCGACGATATGGGCCGGGGAGAATCGCGGCTTCACGGTGGAGCCGCTGCATCGCGGCTATGTCTTCTCCAACCCCGTCAGCCTGTTCACGATCGAGGACGGCACGGTGCGCCGCGTCGCCTTCGACCGTGCGAAGTTCGACTATGGCCGCGTCACGCCGCCATCGGCCGGTGGCGACCTGCAGTTCTCCGGCATGCGGATCGCCGCCGGGCTCGAGCGGCCGTTCGAAGTCGCCGTCTTCCAGGGGGCGACCTTCTTCCGTGCCCTGGCGCGCGGCCAGAATTTCGGAGCGATGTCGCGCGCACTCATCCTGCGTCCGGGCGAGCAGCGCGGCGAGGAGCTGCCCTTCTTCCGCGCCTTCTGGATCGAACGCCCCAGCCCGGCCGTCGGCTCGCTGGTGATCCACGGCCTGCTCGATTCGGAGAGCGTCACGGGGGCCGTGATGATGACGCTGCGGCCCGGCGACGTGACCTATATCGACGTGGAAATGACGCTGTTCGCGCGTCAGGCGCTCGATCATGTCGGCTTCGGCTGCACGAGCGCGACCTTCCTCTCCGGCCCGCAAAGCCGGCGCACCTTCGACGACGTCAGGCCGTCGATCGGCGAAGTCACCGGCGTTCAGATGCTGTCCGGCGGCGGCGAATGGATCTATCGGCCGGTGAACAACCCGGCCACGCTGCAGGTCTCCTCCTTCGTGGACGAGAATCCCAAGGGCTTCGGACTGGTGCAGCGCGAGCGCGATCCGGCCGCGTTCCAGGACGACGACCAGCGCTTCGAGCTGCGGCCCAGCGTCTGGAACGAGCCCCTCGGCGACTGGGGCGCCGGCTCCGTCCAGCTGATCGAGATTCCCAGCGACTCCGAGCCGAACAAGAACATCATCACCTACTGGCGCCCCAAGCAGCCCCTGGCCGCCGGCAGCGAGACCTCGATCAGCTATCGCCAGGCCTGGTGCTGGCAGCCGCCCGACCGCCCGCCGCTCGCCATCGCGAGCCGGACCCGGCAGGGCAAGGGCTCGCAGGGCCGCCGCCGCCGCTTCATCGTCGAATTCACGGGTGAGCGCCTCGCCGACCCGGCGCTGATCGCGGCGACGCGGGCGACCGTCTCGGCGCAGCCCGGCGCCGTGCATGGCGTGCGCCTCTGGCCTTATCCGGAACGCAAGATGATGCGCGTCGGTTTCGAGATCGATCCCGGCGCGGATGCGCTTTCAGAACTCAGGCTCGTCCTCCAGGCTGGCGGCCAGCCGGTCTCGGAAACATGGTTGAATCGATGGACGTGGTAA
- the opgH gene encoding Glucans biosynthesis glucosyltransferase H: MDVVTAARSQDAADAEARSFNAAREPATPPESRLIMPVQSFRSWNASERRQPAAPGNWKTPWFKRLFVFGGGFALTAFGAWEMYNVVSVSRTTSLQYALLVLFTINFSWIALAFTSGLLGFFGVLFGSGRAERADSLKHRTVVVMPIYNESSARIFAAVAAIRESVEATGLGDHFDYFIVSDTTNPDTWIAEERAFLALRERLGPNSRVYYRHRPKNHHRKAGNIADFVTRWGGLYEHMVVLDADSLMTGTCIVRLAAAMEADPDAGIIQSLPLIINRNTFFARLQQFAARVYGPVIATGLAMWSGRDGNYWGHNAIIRVKAFADHCGLPDLKGKPPFGGHVLSHDFVEAALMRRAGWSVYMLPDLTGSYEESPPSLIDISVRDRRWCQGNLQHSRIMGAKGFVMATRQHFATGIMGYLASPFWLMQLVVGILIVLQVNYARPEYFTQEFTLFPVWPRFDPERALRLFALTMAILLAPKLFGLLLTLFNNKLRRAGGGTIRLIVSALIEVLFSAFFAPIMMLIQSGSVFQILLGRDTGWNPQRRDDGSIPLQDIIRRHRTHTVLGVVTGLSAFLIATSLFAWMSPTIVGLVLAIPLSWASGQLAIGLWLKRHKLLMTPEEGAPPAIALRANELQAEFEKAGFDDCDGIKALHADAELRHAHELMLPYGQSRRRGEIEPDRAVAQAKLVDAETIDDVAIWLKPKERMVVLHDRALIGLLSSLPPVEAKG, translated from the coding sequence ATGGACGTGGTAACCGCCGCCCGCTCTCAGGACGCCGCGGACGCCGAGGCGCGCAGCTTCAACGCCGCCCGCGAGCCGGCGACCCCGCCCGAAAGCCGGCTGATCATGCCGGTGCAGTCCTTCCGGAGCTGGAACGCCTCCGAGCGCCGCCAGCCCGCCGCCCCCGGCAACTGGAAGACGCCCTGGTTCAAGCGGCTCTTCGTCTTCGGCGGCGGCTTTGCCCTGACGGCCTTCGGCGCCTGGGAAATGTACAATGTCGTGTCGGTCAGCCGCACGACCTCGCTGCAGTACGCCTTGCTCGTGCTGTTCACGATCAACTTCTCGTGGATCGCGCTCGCCTTCACCAGCGGCCTGCTCGGCTTCTTCGGCGTTCTCTTCGGCTCCGGCCGGGCGGAGCGGGCCGACAGCCTCAAGCACCGCACCGTCGTGGTGATGCCGATCTACAACGAGTCGTCGGCCCGGATCTTCGCCGCGGTAGCGGCGATCCGCGAGTCGGTCGAGGCGACCGGGCTCGGCGACCATTTCGATTACTTCATCGTCTCCGACACGACCAATCCGGACACCTGGATCGCAGAAGAACGGGCGTTCCTGGCGCTGCGCGAGCGGCTCGGGCCGAATTCGCGGGTCTATTATCGCCACCGCCCGAAGAACCATCATCGCAAGGCCGGCAACATCGCCGATTTCGTGACGCGCTGGGGCGGCCTTTACGAGCATATGGTCGTGCTCGACGCCGACAGCCTGATGACCGGCACCTGCATCGTGCGCCTTGCCGCCGCGATGGAGGCCGATCCCGATGCGGGCATCATCCAGTCGCTGCCGCTGATCATCAACCGCAACACCTTCTTCGCGCGGCTGCAGCAGTTCGCGGCGCGCGTCTATGGCCCGGTCATCGCCACCGGGCTCGCCATGTGGTCCGGCCGCGACGGCAATTACTGGGGCCACAACGCCATCATCCGGGTTAAGGCCTTCGCCGATCACTGCGGCCTGCCCGATCTCAAGGGCAAGCCGCCCTTCGGCGGGCATGTGCTGAGCCATGATTTCGTCGAGGCGGCGCTGATGCGCCGGGCCGGCTGGTCGGTCTATATGCTGCCGGACCTGACCGGCTCCTATGAAGAGAGCCCGCCCTCACTGATCGACATCTCGGTGCGCGACCGGCGCTGGTGCCAGGGCAATCTCCAGCACTCGCGCATCATGGGCGCCAAGGGCTTCGTGATGGCGACACGCCAGCATTTCGCCACCGGCATCATGGGCTATCTCGCCTCGCCATTCTGGCTGATGCAGCTCGTCGTCGGTATCCTGATCGTGCTGCAGGTCAATTACGCCAGGCCGGAATATTTCACGCAGGAGTTCACGCTCTTCCCGGTCTGGCCGCGCTTCGACCCCGAACGAGCCCTGCGCCTGTTCGCGCTGACGATGGCGATCCTGCTGGCTCCGAAGCTGTTCGGCCTGCTGCTGACGCTGTTCAACAACAAGCTCCGGCGCGCCGGCGGCGGCACGATCCGCCTGATCGTCTCGGCGCTGATCGAGGTGCTGTTCTCCGCCTTCTTCGCGCCGATCATGATGCTGATCCAGTCCGGCTCGGTCTTCCAGATCCTGCTCGGCCGCGATACGGGCTGGAACCCGCAGCGGCGCGACGACGGCTCGATCCCGCTGCAGGACATCATCCGGCGCCACCGCACCCATACGGTCCTCGGCGTCGTGACCGGCCTGTCGGCCTTCCTGATCGCGACCTCGCTCTTCGCCTGGATGTCACCGACCATCGTCGGCCTCGTGCTGGCGATTCCGCTGTCCTGGGCCTCCGGCCAGCTCGCGATCGGCCTCTGGCTCAAGCGCCACAAGCTCCTGATGACGCCCGAGGAGGGAGCCCCGCCGGCGATCGCCCTGCGCGCCAACGAATTGCAGGCGGAATTCGAGAAGGCAGGCTTCGACGATTGCGATGGCATCAAGGCGCTTCACGCCGATGCCGAGCTGCGGCACGCGCATGAGCTGATGCTGCCCTACGGCCAGTCGCGCCGGCGTGGTGAGATCGAGCCCGACCGTGCCGTCGCACAGGCCAAGCTCGTGGATGCCGAAACGATCGACGATGTGGCGATCTGGCTGAAGCCCAAGGAGCGCATGGTGGTTCTGCACGACCGCGCCCTGATCGGGCTCCTGTCCTCTCTGCCCCCGGTCGAGGCGAAGGGCTGA
- a CDS encoding Glyoxalase-like domain-containing protein — translation MPATASTPRGLDHLVIGVRDLDAAWRFYEKLGFRVGTRNRHPWGTENRIVQFPGSFLELVTIVDDGAIPPHGERSFSFGAFVREALAGQGEGLSMLVLESTDAKADAAAFQAAGIGDFEPFFFERKGTRPDGSTVRVAFELAFAADSRAPECGFFVCRQLEPQNFWNPEFQQHPNGATALTSAVMLAEDPAAHRAFLSTFSGGAEVLEGNEDYVLALPRGRIDVLDPEAALGAYQVEPDTTPARFLGFCVAVPDLDAVAELLTAAEIPFVQNEERLFVQAEDAMGCMIAFEQG, via the coding sequence ATGCCTGCAACAGCCTCAACACCCCGCGGCCTCGACCATCTCGTCATCGGCGTGCGCGATCTCGACGCCGCATGGCGCTTCTACGAAAAGCTCGGCTTCCGCGTCGGAACCCGCAACCGCCACCCCTGGGGCACCGAGAACCGGATCGTGCAGTTTCCGGGCTCCTTCCTCGAACTCGTGACGATCGTCGACGACGGAGCGATTCCGCCGCATGGCGAACGCAGCTTCTCCTTCGGGGCCTTCGTCCGCGAGGCGCTGGCCGGGCAGGGGGAGGGTTTGTCGATGCTGGTGCTGGAAAGCACCGACGCCAAGGCCGACGCGGCCGCGTTCCAGGCCGCCGGCATCGGCGATTTCGAGCCCTTCTTCTTCGAGCGCAAGGGCACGCGGCCGGACGGCAGCACGGTGCGGGTCGCTTTCGAGCTCGCCTTCGCGGCCGATTCGCGCGCGCCCGAATGCGGCTTCTTCGTCTGCCGGCAGCTCGAACCCCAGAACTTCTGGAACCCGGAATTCCAGCAGCATCCCAACGGAGCGACCGCGCTGACCTCCGCCGTGATGCTCGCGGAGGATCCAGCGGCCCACCGCGCGTTCCTGAGCACCTTCAGCGGCGGCGCCGAGGTGCTGGAGGGCAACGAGGACTATGTGCTGGCCCTGCCACGCGGGCGCATCGACGTGCTCGATCCGGAAGCGGCGCTGGGCGCCTATCAGGTCGAGCCGGATACGACGCCGGCCCGTTTCCTCGGTTTCTGCGTCGCGGTGCCGGATCTCGATGCGGTGGCCGAACTCCTGACCGCAGCCGAAATTCCCTTCGTGCAGAACGAGGAACGCCTCTTCGTCCAGGCCGAGGACGCCATGGGCTGCATGATCGCGTTCGAGCAGGGCTGA